The DNA window CCGATGTGCTTCATCATCGATCGACTGCCCCGCAGGCTGCATCAGTGCTTATCAACGGTGCCGCATGCTTAATCATTGACTATTAATTGCACAACCTGCTTCGCCCTTGCTTATCAATTGCTCGTTAATCATTGATTAGTGTTTGCACAGCCCTGATTTTTGATTACTGATGGCGTGGCATGGTTAAGCATTGATTACGGCCCCCCCGCAAGCCGCAGTTGGAGGCTGGGGGGGTCACCCGCAGCATCCCCCTCCCAGGGTTGCACCATCTACCCCATCCTGAGCTCAGCCCTGCAGGACCCCCGCCACTTCAAAAACCCTGAAGCCTTTGACCCCCGTCACTTTTTGGATGAAAAGGGGGGGTTCAAGAAGAGCGATGCCTTCTTGCCCTTCTCTGCAGGTGGGTTGCACATAAAGACCCCCCGCCCTGcattggggaagggggggggacacccccaggtgacacaccccccccccctttttcacCACAGGAAAGCTTATGTGCCTGGGGGAGAgcctggcacgggcgcagctcttcctcttcctcaccaccaTCCTGCAGCGCTTCCAGCTCCGGcacccccccggctgcccccaccTCGACCTGCGTCCCGAAGTCAGCGGCATCATGAACATCCCCCGGCCCTTTGAGCTTTGCTTCTGCCCCTGCTGAcgtgcccccctgcccccaacccTGAGATGGCACATCGCACCCCGGGATGGAGACCTCCCCCTCCCCTGATATGTttgcccccccgcccctcacAGCGTAACAGCTTGTCCCCCCCATAAACAGCCTTTTCCCTCTGCAACCCACGGCTGTGGCTCTGTGTCCCCCTCAGAGCCCTCCCTCGGGGGGGGATGACACGAGACCAGTGAcccagggtgggagggggggtcTCAGTGACCCCAAACAGGAGCGGGGTCCCCCCCCGAGCCTGTGGAAGCAAAGACGTGGGATGCATGGGGGAAAGCAAGGTGGCTTTACTTGGCGGGGGGGTTTCAACGGGGGATGAGGGAGAGGCGATAGGGTCGGGGGATGTTCCCCAACCCGCTGGATTCGGGGGTGATGTCGATGGTGGCCTGGTCCTCCTCCGCCTTCAGCTGGAAATGCTGGAGGATACTGGTGAGGAAGATGAAGAGCTCCATCACGGCCAGGCCTTCGCCCAAGCATACACGCTTCCCTGCAAGGCAATGGCCGTCAGCGTCTCTTACCAGTGGGCTGGGGGTGGTCTGTGGCCTCGCACCCCcaccccgctcctcctcctcacctgcgGAGAAGGCCATGAAGGCGTCGTTACGTTTGAAGCGTCCGTTCTCGTCCAAAAAGTGCCTGGGGTCGAAGGTCTGGGCGTTGGCAAACTGGCTGGGGTCAAACTGGGATGTGCAGAGCAGCGGGATGACATTCATGCCCTGGGTGCAGAGGGAGAGGGGGTCAGGGGGACCACAGCAGGTGGGGAGAGGGCTCCTGCAGTGCTCCGGGAACATGGGGGGCCCTGACATggcaccccagggatgctgcggtaccccagggatgctggggacccCAACGTAGTACCCCAGGGATGCTGTGGTACCCGATGTGGCACCCCAGGGACGCTGCGTGCCCGATGGGGTaccccagggatgctgtgggcCCCAACGTAGTACCCCAGGGATGCTGTGGtaccccagggatgctgcagtaCCTGATGCAgcaccccagggatgctgtgTGCCCAATGGGGTACCCCAGGGATGCTGCGGTACCCAATGGGGTACCTCAGGGATGCTGCGGTACCCAATGGGGTACCTCAGGGATGCTGTGGtaccccagggatgctgctgtaCCTGATGTGGTACCCAAGGGATGCTGCAGtaccccagggatgctgctgtaCCCGATGTGGTACCCAAGGGACGGTGAggcaccccagggatgctgcagcaccCCGTGGCCATTGCCCACCTGCCCGCCGCGCTACCTTGGGGATGGTGTAGCCCCGGAGCTGGACGTCCCGCGTGGTGGCGTGGGGCACCCCCATGGGCACGATGTCAGCAAAACGCTGGATCTCGTGGATCACGGCGTCGACGTAGGGCATGCGGCTCCGGTCCTCCATGCAGGGGCTGCGGTGGCGGCCAATCACCCGGTCGATCTCCTCGTGGAGCCGGGCTAGGGACGGGGAGGGGGGTCAGCACCGTGCCACCCCCCATCCCCGTCACCCTCTTGCCGTTGCCCCGGTACCTTCCACCTCGGGGTGCCGGAGCAGGATCCGGAGCCCATATTTGAGGGTGGAGCTGATGGTCTCGGTCCCCGCAAAGAAAAGGTTGACGGCAGTCTTGGAGAGCGTGTCCTCGGTGAAGTGGGTGTCGGGGTTCCCCTTCTCCTGCcaagggagggggagaagggtcCCCCCCCGGTTACATGCCAGCGCTGATGCCAGTTTTGGCACCCCGCGGGGAAGTTTGGCATGCCAGGAATGAGGCAGGTACCTGCTGCATCTTCAGGAGGAAGCAGTCAATGAAATCCCGGGGATTTTGGGGGTCCAACGTCTGCCGGTTCCTCCGCACCCGCTCCCCCATGAATTCGGCCAGCCGCAGGTAGTTGGCGTAGATCCGCCGGTGCGGCCCCGGCATGAACCGCATGATGttggggaagatgaagagcagctgCGGGAAGAAGAAACGGTGAAACGGGTTGGGGGAACATGAGCCAGGGAAGGcagcgggggtgggggtggggtgcaAATTCCCACCTGCCCCCAAGTCGAGCTCATCAGCTTCCAGCTGTCATTGATGAGTGCCATGAGGGCGAGGAACCGCTCGTCCCCGTACTCAAAGCGTTCCCCGAAAACCATCTGGCAGATGATGTTGGAGCTGGCGCAGCTGAGCAGGAAAGTGGGGTCGAAGGGCTGCCCTAAAATTGTGTGGGGGCAGGAAGCACAGCGTtagggcagggggggtggaaaaaaccctggggggggggtctcaggggGGCCGTACCATGGGTCTGATAGAGATGTTGGATCAGATGCTGTGCTTCCTCGCAAACTCGCTCCTCGGCACCGCGCTTGCCCATTCCGAAACTCTTCAAGGTGACGATGGCGAAGCGCCGCAACTGCCGCCAGCGTTCCCCGGTCCCGTAGACGATACCTGGAATTGGGGACACCCCCCACCGACAAAAGGGGGTCAAGCACCGCCGACGGCTCCCCGAAAAACCCCGTGGTGACATCGTGGAGGGTGGGGCGTCTCACCGTTGCCGCGGCTCCACTGTTGGACGGCTGGGAAATCACCGCGGCCGCTGAACTCCTCGGCATGGTCGATCAGAGCTTCCTTCAACAGCCGGTACCCGGAGAGGACGACGCAGGGCCGGGAGCCCAGGTGGAAGGTGAAAATCTCACCGTAGGTCTCGCTGAGCTGCGGGGAGAAGGataaggtttgggggggggggggggggggccctcccagccttgggacacccccccccccaaatttgagttccccccctccccgggactCACCTTGCGGAGGGAAGCGATGAGCTGGGTCACCTCCACTTGCAGCACGTTCCCCAGGAAGGGTAGGGGGGTCGGTCCGGGGGGGAGGTTGCCCCCCCGCTGCCGGccccaaagaagcagcagccccCCAACACCCAGCGCCAGGGCGATGCTCAGCACCCCGCTCGCCTCCATCCTCCTCACCTTGATTTATAtagtctcccccccccccccaattaaccGACCTCGGAGGAACTGCTGGTGCTGGCGTccctgggggggggctctgcacccccacacaccccaggaGGGATGGATAGACGGACAGTAGCCCTGGTGCCATTCCCCTGCAGCTGTTTGCAGTGGTTAATGATAAACCCACGCGTGCCTCCCCCCCCTTGGCCATGGTGGGGCTGGTCTGGGAACAGGGTCCCCAAAACCGGGTGTCCCCCCGACTTGAGAGCAGGCcaggaaggggcagaggggagcatgccccccccctccaggacCCCAAGGGTGACAAAGCAGGTGGCACATGGCAGGAGGGGGCAAACAAAAAGCTGCGGAGCTGTAGCTTGGGGATCGGGgggcacccccaaacccacccctgcaccccaacAGCACCCTGGGGAGGGGCATTTGGGGCAGGTACACCCCACCCTGGTtgctcccaccccccaaaaagaaCCAAACAGCGGAGCCATGAGCTGGAAAACATTAATACTTTATGTACGAGAGTCACATTTTCACAGCCTGGAGGGgaggaaaacttgctttttttggtgtttcttttgcttttttttttttttttcccctttttccagaggaaaaaaaaaaccaaaaaacaaactgGGACACAGCTCTGGCCCCTCCAGGAACCCCCCCACCCTGGCAAGTGCAATAAATAAcacaaagagaagcaaaaaagaaacgcacgcccccacacacacactctagGGTGGGGGACGGGGACCTGGGTGGAGGTGGATGGAGCTGGAGGGAGATGCTGTCCCCAGAGAGGGAGGGTGGGGAAATCAGAGCCCCCATGGgtgcctgggacccccccccccagccctgagggGCTCATCCTGCAGGGAGGGGTCTGGGGACAGGCAAGGGGGGGGTCTGGGGACAGGCAAGTAGCTTCCAGCACAGGCAAGTGAAGTCCCCATCCCCCCCTCCCTGAAGTGACAGTGGAGGGTTTGACAACATTGTGTCTGTCATGTGTgtccacccccaaaaaaaaaaaaaacaatccaccTTTTCTCGCATGGTGGCAGGGGGGAAGTGGAAATGCAAAGTGGAGaccacgcacacacacacaaaaaaaaaaaaaaaaaaaaaggcaaaacccaggaagctgggcagggacacccctccctgccccagcacttgGGGACGAGCCATCCCTCTTGGCCACACTGCGGGGTGGGGCCTGTCCCCCCACCCTGCATGAGGTGGGGACCCCCGCTTCATTCAAGCACCCCAAAACGTTGCCAGTAGCATCTCAGaggactgttttgttttgtttttaaacaagctgAATACAACCCAACCTGCTCAGGGGGGTGTGTGGAGGGGGGGATGACACAACATAGCCCACCAGGCCGGCAGCCACGGTGGGGGGGGACGACGAGCAGTGGGCGAGGAGTGTTTGCCAGAAGCCACCTCGGTCAAATACAATCAAAACAAGGCATTTGCCACGGAGGTAAACTCGAGAGTCCCAGGGCTTCTTGGGATGAGAAGGGGGCAAATggtatggggcggggggggggggggggggggaggaacgCTCCTGGGGAAGCTGGGGGGGCTCGGCGAGCGAGGCACATGGTCCTGGCAgcggggaaaaagaaaaacaaattagaagaaaaaaaaagaaaaaaaaaaaggaggtttgtAGCAATGCCGTGACGCGGTAGGTGTCATCCAACCCCTTCTCCCATGGCCAGGGCACAAGTTGGGGGGGCCGGGCAGCTCCCCCCGCTCCCGGTACGGGGGTCTCACCTTGGGCACAGGCATTTAGCAACTGCACTGCTGCCGGCTCTGCGCCTGagctccccggggctgccgcAGCTGGCGAAGGGAAGCGTCTCCGTACTGGATCCCTGAGCCCATCCTCTCCGGGTCAAGTTCACCTGGGTCGGATGGAAAAAGCCCGGGAGGGAAGCAAGGGGAAGGATTAAAACTTCTGCTGGAATCCAAAATCTCTGTCCCAAGGACACAAAAGCTCCCGGTCCCCCGGGGACCCAAAATGTCCATCCCGGGGACACAAAACCTCCCGGTCCCCTAGGGACCCAAaacctcccttccccaccctggAAAAGCCAAATCAGAGCTGTCGTACCCGATTCAATTTTGTTTAATATGGTCCTTGCACATTTTAAGAAGGCTTCTTCCACGTTCTCTCCCGTCAGGGCGCTAGTCTCCAGGAACATGAGCTCTGGTTAGTAAGAAAAGGCTCGTTACTTCGACCGTAATTAGCCCCGGGATGCCACGGGAGCCAGCGTTTCTCTCCGCATCCCTCACCGTTCTCTTGGGCAAAGCGTGAAGCCTCCAGGAACGTCACCTCCCGGTCGGCATCCAAATCCTTCTTGTTCCCGCAGAGGATGATGACGATGTTGGGGCTAGCGAGGGTGCGGGCGTCCGTCAGCCAGTTGGTCAGCGCGTTGTAGGTCTCCCGGCTGGATGGGGGAGGGCAGAAGCAGGAGGGTGGGGTGCCGAGCCCCTATTTTCCCCAGCACCAAGGGGGTCAGGGCGCCGTGGCCGGGGAACCCACCTGGTGATATCGTACACAAGCAGTGCACCAGCTGCACCCCGGTAGTAGCTTCTAGTCACCGacctgaggaggaagaggaggagagaggaggcacAAACGAGAGaaccgctccccccccccaacccctccagTTTGAGATCGGGGCCCCTCTTCATGGGCTGCGCTGCCTGGAAGGGAGGAAAAACTCCACAGGTGACTCGAGCGGGGACAGGACTGGTCCCAAACCAGTGTTATTAGGACCCTCGTCTCAAGCAGGCTGccaatattcttatttaattgCTGGGTGAGTTCCGGTCCTCCGGCACCCTCAGTTTACCAAGGAAACCTCTAGAGAGGGATCCGGACAGGTTGGATTGATGGGTTGAGGACATTCAACAAGTCTGAGCGCTGGGTCCTGTGCTTGTGTCACAAGAACCCCAGGCTGGAAAAGGATCGGCTGAAGATGGGCCGGCAGTGTGGccaggtggccaacggcatcctggcgtGTATTGGGAATAACGTGGCCAGCAGGACTCgggaagggatcgtccccctgtgctCGGCACCTCGACTGCTGTGGTGACTTCTGGGCCCCGAGAGAGAGATTGAGGTGCTGGCACCCGGTTTCCCTTTGGaaagggagtttaaaaaaaaaaaaaaaaaaaaaaaagagagaaaaaagcccccaaaaagCCGGTGGACGTTGAAGACAAGTGTTTGTGCACTGCTCCGGCACcatgaggtgttttttttttttttctttacctgaaCCTCTCCTGCCCAGCCGTGTCCCAGATCTGCAGCTTTACCGTCTTCCCGCCAACGTTGACAACCTTAGAGCCGAATTCCACCCCGATCGTGTGGTTTGAATCTTGTTTGACTGCAGAAACAAGAGTTGCCCAATGTGCTACTGGCTGGCTATGAAAGCACAATCGGGCTTCCCACCATGCCTGGGATCTCAGCTCCTCGGGCAAACCCCGCCATGCTCCAGCACGACTTTGCCGCCTGGATTATCCCCTGGCAAAGGGAAGCTCGTTACAAGATGATTTTGCAAGCGAGGACCGTGCCAGCATACGTGAAATTAAGCCCGCAAAATGCCGAGGAGGAGGGGTGCCTGGCATTTCACTTCCAATTAAGTGAGCTCAAAGCCTTCCTCCGCCCCGTTACAAAAGCAAATCGAAGGTTtcagaaaagagagaggcaaagtTTCAGCATTTTGTGGCAAAGCTCTGTTTATCCACCAAAGCGTAAAAGCTCTTTTCCAGCGCTGGGCCTGGCAAGGAAGGGTTGAGGCTCCAGaacacaaaaaaaacaaccccagaaaacaacaaacgccacttttttttccactggcaaAAGGTCCCACAAAGAAATATTTCGGCAGTGTTTTCCAGCAGCCTGAGAGACAAATCTGGTCGGGAGAGAGCCGGTGCAGCAGCaataaaacccaaaataaacCAACTTACATTTGTTTTCGATGAATTGATGGAGGAGGCAGGACTTCCCTGTGCCGGCACTCCCTATCACGAGGAACTTGAAGAGGAAATctgaagagaaagataaaaagaaaaaaaaaaaaggtgtttttacACTCAAGGTGTGTCAAGCAGcggcaggatggggggggaaagGCCGTGAGGAGCAGCCCCCACAGAGGAGAATGACCTCGGGGAAGCGATTTCACACCTGGCTCCGCCCCCTCCCtttcaaacacagcaaaaaacaCCCAGAAAAGCCCCCGAGAAGCGTTTTTTGCCCTTGATTTGGTGCCTGGCAAAAGCAGGAGGCACCGAAAGGGCCCCAAATCCCCCACGTGTGGAGTGTCACCTCCCAGCATTGGGTCCTCTGTGAACCTTTGTGGCCTGGGAGGAAAGCAGGGGGGCTGTGAAGGGCAACATCCCATGGCCGCTTGCCCCATAAGTGCCCTATAGGGGCCTCAAGTGTCCCCCACCTGCCCTGCACCGCTACGCAGAGCCCCGTATGCTCCCTGTATGGCCCTGTCCCACAGAGTTCCAATAGACCCGTACCCTGCAGGGCCCCATATGGAGCCCTATATGCTCCCAATAGGGCCCCCATCCCACACAGGGCCCCACAGACCCCCTATAGGGCCTcccagaaccccccccccccccatcccacaccGGGCCTGCCAGTCCCCCTGTAAGGCCCCCATCCCACACAGAAGCCCAATACACTCCCTATGGAGTCCCTATATTCCCTATAGGGCCCCACAGACACTCCCTCATCCCACACAAGAGCCCCACAGACCCCCTATATGGCCCCCATCCCACACAGGGGCCCAATACACTCCCTATGGGAACCCTATATTCCCTATAGGgccccacagacaccccctcATGCCACACAGggccccacagacaccccccccatcccacacAGAAACCTAATACACTCCCTATGAAGCTCCTATATCCCCTATAGGGCCCCACAGACACTCCCTCATCCCACACAGGGCCCCACAGACCCCCTACATGGCCCCCATCACACACAGAGGCCCAATACACTCCCTATGGGAACCCTATATTCCCTATAGGGCCCCTCAGACACCCCCTCATCCCACACAGggccccacagacaccccccccatcccacacAGGAGCCTAATACACTCCCTATGGGGCTCCTACATCCCCTATAGGGCCCCACAGACACCCCCTGCATCCCACACAAGGGCCCCACACGCTCTGTATAGGGCCCCCATCCCACACAGGGCCCCACAGACACCCTATAGggccctgcagaccccccccatcccacacAAGAGCCCCACAGACCCACTATAGGCCCCCCAGACACCCCCCTCAGCTCACACAGGGCCCTACACACTCCCTACAGGGCCCCCATCCCACAAAGGGCCCCAcggacccccccccatcccacacaGGGGCCCACAGAGCCCCTATAGGCCCCACAGACCCCCTCTAGGGCCTCCACCCCACGCAGAGCCCTACACACTCCCAATAGGGCC is part of the Harpia harpyja isolate bHarHar1 chromosome W unlocalized genomic scaffold, bHarHar1 primary haplotype SUPER_W_unloc_1, whole genome shotgun sequence genome and encodes:
- the LOC128138105 gene encoding cytochrome P450 2F3-like, with the translated sequence MEASGVLSIALALGVGGLLLLWGRQRGGNLPPGPTPLPFLGNVLQVEVTQLIASLRKLSETYGEIFTFHLGSRPCVVLSGYRLLKEALIDHAEEFSGRGDFPAVQQWSRGNGIVYGTGERWRQLRRFAIVTLKSFGMGKRGAEERVCEEAQHLIQHLYQTHGQPFDPTFLLSCASSNIICQMVFGERFEYGDERFLALMALINDSWKLMSSTWGQLLFIFPNIMRFMPGPHRRIYANYLRLAEFMGERVRRNRQTLDPQNPRDFIDCFLLKMQQEKGNPDTHFTEDTLSKTAVNLFFAGTETISSTLKYGLRILLRHPEVEARLHEEIDRVIGRHRSPCMEDRSRMPYVDAVIHEIQRFADIVPMGVPHATTRDVQLRGYTIPKGMNVIPLLCTSQFDPSQFANAQTFDPRHFLDENGRFKRNDAFMAFSAGKRVCLGEGLAVMELFIFLTSILQHFQLKAEEDQATIDITPESSGLGNIPRPYRLSLIPR
- the RAB4B gene encoding ras-related protein Rab-4B; its protein translation is MSETYDFLFKFLVIGSAGTGKSCLLHQFIENKFKQDSNHTIGVEFGSKVVNVGGKTVKLQIWDTAGQERFRSVTRSYYRGAAGALLVYDITSRETYNALTNWLTDARTLASPNIVIILCGNKKDLDADREVTFLEASRFAQENELMFLETSALTGENVEEAFLKCARTILNKIESGELDPERMGSGIQYGDASLRQLRQPRGAQAQSRQQCSC